The following coding sequences lie in one Micropterus dolomieu isolate WLL.071019.BEF.003 ecotype Adirondacks linkage group LG15, ASM2129224v1, whole genome shotgun sequence genomic window:
- the si:dkey-103j14.5 gene encoding isoaspartyl peptidase/L-asparaginase isoform X1 — protein MRGHQNGNLKMSAVVVVHGGAWAIPDELAKASVDGVKVAAREGFSVLKRGGSALDAVEAAVRAMEDNTVFNAGHGAALNADGEVELDAVIMDGRTLGSGAVSSVKNIANPVSLARAVMEKTAHIMLTSRGANLFAESIGMVTVPTDSLVTEYERREWEKHKNYDTGVMEDFNTQWAHDTVGAVSVDCAGNVACATSTGGIRNKMVGRVGDSPIIGSGGYADNFSGAVSCTGHGESILKVTLARLILSHIEQGKSAADSSQLSLQYMADRVRGAGGAIVVSPSGQWAATFTTERMAWAAVDRDVLWYGLDPNERFKQQLSQ, from the exons GAATTTAAAGATGTCAGCAGTGGTAGTCGTGCATGGTGGGGCGTGGGCCATACCAGATGAACTGGCCAAGGCCTCTGTTGATGGAGTAAAAGTTGCAGCAAGGGAAGGGTTTTCAGTgctgaaaagaggaggaagTGCACTGGATGCTGTTGAGGCCGCTGTGAGGGCTATGGAAGATAACACTGTGTTTAATGCAG GGCACGGAGCAGCACTAAATGCTGATGGAGAAGTGGAGCTGGATGCCGTTATCATGGATGGAAGGACACTTGGTAGTGGTGCGGTGTCTTCAGTGAAGAACATTGCCAACCCTGTGTCACTGGCACGGGCAGTGATGGAAAAG ACTGCCCACATCATGTTGACAAGCAGAGGTGCAAACTTGTTTGCAGAAAGCATTGGCATGGTCACAGTTCCCACTGACTCACTGGTGACTGAGTATGAGAGGAGAGAATGGGAGAAGCACAAGAATTATGATACTGGAGTAATGGAAGATTTCAACACTCAGTG GGCCCATGATACTGTTGGGGCAGTTTCTGTGGACTGTGCTGGTAATGTTGCATGTGCAACATCAACTGGAGGGATCAGAAATAAAATGGTTGGCAGAGTAGGAGACTCTCCGATCATTG GCTCTGGAGGATATGCGGACAACTTCAGTGGTGCAGTGTCTTGTACCGGTCATGGAGAGTCTATTCTTAAAGTCACATTGGCCAGACTCATTCTTTCACATATTGAACAAG GTAAATCAGCAGCAGATTCTTCACAGTTGTCTTTGCAGTACATGGCAGACCGTGTGCGTGGTGCAGGAGGCGCTATTGTAGTTTCTCCATCAGGACAGTGGGCAGCCACATTTACCACAGAGCGAATGGCCTGGGCAGCAGTGGATCGTGATGTTCTGTGGTATGGATTAGACCCAAATGAAAGATTTAAACAGCAGTTATCCCAATAA
- the si:dkey-103j14.5 gene encoding isoaspartyl peptidase/L-asparaginase isoform X2, protein MSAVVVVHGGAWAIPDELAKASVDGVKVAAREGFSVLKRGGSALDAVEAAVRAMEDNTVFNAGHGAALNADGEVELDAVIMDGRTLGSGAVSSVKNIANPVSLARAVMEKTAHIMLTSRGANLFAESIGMVTVPTDSLVTEYERREWEKHKNYDTGVMEDFNTQWAHDTVGAVSVDCAGNVACATSTGGIRNKMVGRVGDSPIIGSGGYADNFSGAVSCTGHGESILKVTLARLILSHIEQGKSAADSSQLSLQYMADRVRGAGGAIVVSPSGQWAATFTTERMAWAAVDRDVLWYGLDPNERFKQQLSQ, encoded by the exons ATGTCAGCAGTGGTAGTCGTGCATGGTGGGGCGTGGGCCATACCAGATGAACTGGCCAAGGCCTCTGTTGATGGAGTAAAAGTTGCAGCAAGGGAAGGGTTTTCAGTgctgaaaagaggaggaagTGCACTGGATGCTGTTGAGGCCGCTGTGAGGGCTATGGAAGATAACACTGTGTTTAATGCAG GGCACGGAGCAGCACTAAATGCTGATGGAGAAGTGGAGCTGGATGCCGTTATCATGGATGGAAGGACACTTGGTAGTGGTGCGGTGTCTTCAGTGAAGAACATTGCCAACCCTGTGTCACTGGCACGGGCAGTGATGGAAAAG ACTGCCCACATCATGTTGACAAGCAGAGGTGCAAACTTGTTTGCAGAAAGCATTGGCATGGTCACAGTTCCCACTGACTCACTGGTGACTGAGTATGAGAGGAGAGAATGGGAGAAGCACAAGAATTATGATACTGGAGTAATGGAAGATTTCAACACTCAGTG GGCCCATGATACTGTTGGGGCAGTTTCTGTGGACTGTGCTGGTAATGTTGCATGTGCAACATCAACTGGAGGGATCAGAAATAAAATGGTTGGCAGAGTAGGAGACTCTCCGATCATTG GCTCTGGAGGATATGCGGACAACTTCAGTGGTGCAGTGTCTTGTACCGGTCATGGAGAGTCTATTCTTAAAGTCACATTGGCCAGACTCATTCTTTCACATATTGAACAAG GTAAATCAGCAGCAGATTCTTCACAGTTGTCTTTGCAGTACATGGCAGACCGTGTGCGTGGTGCAGGAGGCGCTATTGTAGTTTCTCCATCAGGACAGTGGGCAGCCACATTTACCACAGAGCGAATGGCCTGGGCAGCAGTGGATCGTGATGTTCTGTGGTATGGATTAGACCCAAATGAAAGATTTAAACAGCAGTTATCCCAATAA